From the genome of Candidatus Dormiibacterota bacterium:
TCGCGGCGGGCCACCGACCCGGACGCGTCCGTCATCCAGATCGGCGGCGGCACCCTACTCGTGCTCATCCACCGCACCACCTACTGGCAGCTCGGCTACGTCATCCCCAAGGGCGGCGACGCCGAGGTGCGGGCCGCCGGCCTGGACGCTCTCCGGAGCCAGGTCGCCGGCGTCGCCCCGTTCCTCGGCGACCGGATGGACGAGATCCACAGCTGGGAGGACGTGCACCTCCTCACCGTCGAGTCCAACCGGCTGCGCCGCTGGTACCGGGCCGGGCTGCTCTGCATCGGCGACGCGGCCCACGCGATGTCTCCGGTCGGCGGCGTGGGCATCAACCTGGCCGTCCAGGACGCGGTGGCCGCCGCCAACCTCCTCGCCGAGCCGCTGCGGACGGACCGGCTCACCGAGCGTGACCTGGCGGCGGTGCAGCGACGCCGCCAGCTGCCCACCGTGGCGACCCAGCTCGTCCAGGGGCTCGTGCAGCGGCGCATGTTCGCTCCGGCGGAGCGCGGCGCGACCCGGTCCGTCCCCTGGGCGCTTCGCACGCTGCCCCGGCTGCCCGTGCTCCGCGACCTGCCGGGGCGGCTGGTCGGGCTCGGCTTCCGCCGCGCCCACGTCGAGGGCTGAGGCCGGCCTCGGCCGGTCAGGGACAGCCGGCGTGCACCGCGGTGGCGGGCGACAGCACCCGGGTCATCGCCGGGTCGCTGCTCCACAGCCGCCCCATCCAGGCGAGGCTGTCACGCACCTCGACCGCCCAGGCGTCCCAGCCGTGGGCCCCGGGGACGATCTCGGTCTGCAGCGGCGACCAGCCCAGCCCGTGGAGGGTGCCGGCGAGCCGGTCGCTCTCGCCGCGGAACTCGCGGTCGGCCGAGCCCGCGCCCACGTACAGCGGAAAGCGGCGGGTGGCGGGCACCGCGGCCACGGTCAGCGCCGGGCTGTTGGCGGCCACGACCTGGCCGAACAGGTCGGCGGGCGCGGTGAACACCGCCGAGTAGCTGGCCACCCAGCTGAAGGCGCCGGGATGGCGGAGGGCGAGGTTGAGGGCGCCGAACCCGCCGGCGCTGACCCCGGCGATGCCGCGCGCGGCGGCGCCGAGGGTGGAGAAGCGGCGGTCGACGGTGGGCAGCAGGCGCTCGACGAACCAGCTCTCGAGGTTGGCGCCGTCGACGGTGTTGCCCCACCACGCACCCCCGGCGCTGTTGCCGTCGGGGAACACCGCGATCAGCGGCGGCAGCTGGCCGAGCGCCTCCATGCGGTCGAGCAGCGCGGGCAGCAGGGCGCCGCTGCCGGTCCAGTCCGGCGCCGCGCCCGGCGAGCCGTGGAGGAAGTAGGCGACGGGCAGGCGTGGGGGCGGCGACCCGGCCGCGACGGCGGGGACGTAGGCGAGCACCCGGCGACCGTCGACCGAGAACCCGTCGAGGTGTCCGCCGGCCGCCTGGGCGACGAACGGGCCCGCCGACGTGCTCGAGGAGCAGAGCGGGGCGATCGCCATCGCGGCGGTGGCGGGCATGGCGACCGGCAGCGACAGCCGCGGTGACCTCGCGGTGAGGCCGGCGGCGAAGGACACGCCGGCGAGGGTCACCGCGCAGATGAGGAAGGCGAGCGTCGCGTAGCGCGAGGACGCCGGCGGACGCGGATCCCGCCAGAGCCACCCATCGCGGCGCGCACCCCGCCTCACGACGAACGCGCCGGCGGGCACACCCACGAGGACCGACCCCGCCGCGGGCTCATGCTCAGACCCCCCCTCTCTCGTTCAGCGCCACGGTAACCCTACCCAGTGCGAACGTCACCGTGCGCGAGATCCGAAGCCGGGAGTACCTTGATGCAACGCGGCGCACCAGATCCTGGACCCCTTCGTGACCGGCATGCGATCCCGCCGCGGCCGTGGAGGCGGATCGTGTGGCACGACGGGAACCCGCCTCACACCAACCCCACCGAGGACCGTGACCCCATGGACCAGCTCATCCTCGCCGCCCGCGACGTCGTCGAAGCGTGGGACAACCACACGCTCGAGCTCGACGTCGCCATCCGCCGGCTCGCCGAGGCCCTCGGAGACCGGGCCGCGGAGACCCAGATCGTGGCTCAGGGGCTGAGCGCCGCCGGCGTCGGCTGACCCGGCGGCCGGCTCAGCCGGCCGGCGCGCCCTCCACGGCCACGAGCACGTGGGTGCCCGCGTCGAGGATGCGGTGCAGTCCCTCGACGGTCGGGGCGCCCGCCATGTCCCAGCGCTCCACCACGAGCGGGGCGAGCAGGTCGACCTCCGCGCCGGTCACGAACCGCGCCGTCCCCTCGACCCCGGGACCGCCGCCGGGGACGCTGAGCCGAACCCATGGATCCCGCCGCCAGCGCTCGGCCTTCACCGAGTGGGCGTCGGTGAGCAGCAGGACCATGCCCGGCGGGGCCACCGCGAACCAGGCCCGCACCGAGCCCCGGCGGCGAGGGCCCCGGGACGTGACCAGCAGCTCCTCCTCGCCCTGGAGCGCGGCGAGGAAGGCGGCGGGGAGCGGTGTGACAGAGGGGTCGGGCATGGCGCTGCGCGTCATTCTCGCCCGTGCCAGGTTCGTTACACGGCTGTCCCCGGGGCGTGGCCGGGCATCCGACCGACCGCCACTAGGCTCGGTGCATGGAAGCTGGATTCGCCACCACGATCAGGAGGAGCGCGAAGCGCCGCCTCATCGGCCTCTCGATCTTCTGGACGGCCTGGGCGCTGGTCCTGGGGATCGCGAACGGCGTCGGATTCATCGACGGCGCCGTCGCCGTCAACTTCGTCCGCTGACGGGCTGGTTCGGAGCGATTGTGACCATTGTGTCGCACACCGATCGCGTCACCGCCACACCCCGGTCATCGATCGCAACCCGGACGTATCCTCGGTATGACCCCGGCGGGCCACACCCGGCATCACCCAGCAGGTAGGACCGTGCGACGCATCATCGTGACCCTCCTCGCCACCGCCTGTGCCATCACCGCCCTCAGCGGCTGCGGCGCCCCGGTCGCCGACGCCGGCGCCGGCACCGCCTCGATCGCCGTCGCCGGCCACTGATCCGGCACTCGCGGCTCAGCGGCCCGCCCGCCGGTCCCTCCGGAGGGCGGCGAAGAAGCCGCTGAGCAGCTCGCCGCACTCGCCGGCGAGCACGCCCTCGACCACGGCGACACGGTGGTTCCCGGCGGGATGCCG
Proteins encoded in this window:
- a CDS encoding FAD-dependent oxidoreductase, with translation MTAVDVAVAGGGPAGILLGLLLARRGVRVVVLEKHADFLRDFRGDTIHPSTLEVMDDLGLTDRLLQIDHHKEARMQLGFGGERVTLADFRRLPTRHRYVALMPQWDLLEFLSTEAARYPGFELRRQAEVTGLLEEDGAVRGLRYRGTDGEHEVRATLVVAADGRHSRVREAAGLVPVAGAPPMDVLWVRVSRRATDPDASVIQIGGGTLLVLIHRTTYWQLGYVIPKGGDAEVRAAGLDALRSQVAGVAPFLGDRMDEIHSWEDVHLLTVESNRLRRWYRAGLLCIGDAAHAMSPVGGVGINLAVQDAVAAANLLAEPLRTDRLTERDLAAVQRRRQLPTVATQLVQGLVQRRMFAPAERGATRSVPWALRTLPRLPVLRDLPGRLVGLGFRRAHVEG
- a CDS encoding alpha/beta hydrolase-fold protein; protein product: MRRGARRDGWLWRDPRPPASSRYATLAFLICAVTLAGVSFAAGLTARSPRLSLPVAMPATAAMAIAPLCSSSTSAGPFVAQAAGGHLDGFSVDGRRVLAYVPAVAAGSPPPRLPVAYFLHGSPGAAPDWTGSGALLPALLDRMEALGQLPPLIAVFPDGNSAGGAWWGNTVDGANLESWFVERLLPTVDRRFSTLGAAARGIAGVSAGGFGALNLALRHPGAFSWVASYSAVFTAPADLFGQVVAANSPALTVAAVPATRRFPLYVGAGSADREFRGESDRLAGTLHGLGWSPLQTEIVPGAHGWDAWAVEVRDSLAWMGRLWSSDPAMTRVLSPATAVHAGCP